A portion of the Trueperaceae bacterium genome contains these proteins:
- a CDS encoding DMT family transporter: MRAGMIALLLFQMMLWGSAYPMIKLGLTGLSAPHLTLLRHLVASAAFLPLLVAFRGRLAPRRADGPYFLLVGVLGYTVYHLALNYGELRVSAGAASLIIATAPAITALLAVLMTGERLAPLGWAGSVVSFLGVVLVVVGDSASGVSFNAWAWLVVLAAVAASFYTVLQKPLFARYKPIEVAAFATWAGTLPLLAFAPGLGAGVAGASWQALAATAYIGVFPSAVAYTIYAFALSRAKVTVVTAFLYLVPVFGLLSSWLLLGEVPAFVTVVGGSVAIGGIVMVNLGKGRQRSGSREPLTEPALLAGEQSADVVAVTVDGEGRQRGG; the protein is encoded by the coding sequence ATGAGGGCCGGAATGATCGCCCTGCTGCTCTTCCAGATGATGCTCTGGGGCAGCGCGTACCCGATGATCAAGCTGGGCCTGACCGGCCTGAGCGCCCCGCACCTGACGCTACTGCGTCACCTCGTGGCCTCCGCGGCGTTCCTGCCGCTCCTCGTCGCCTTCAGGGGCAGGCTCGCGCCGCGCCGGGCCGACGGGCCCTACTTCCTCCTCGTGGGGGTGCTCGGCTACACCGTGTACCACCTGGCGCTCAACTACGGCGAACTCCGTGTGAGCGCCGGGGCGGCGAGCCTGATCATCGCCACGGCGCCGGCCATCACGGCGCTGCTGGCCGTGCTCATGACGGGGGAGCGACTGGCGCCGCTGGGCTGGGCGGGCTCCGTGGTGTCGTTCCTCGGCGTCGTGCTCGTGGTGGTCGGCGATTCCGCCTCGGGCGTGTCGTTCAACGCCTGGGCGTGGCTCGTGGTCCTGGCGGCGGTGGCGGCCTCCTTCTACACGGTCCTGCAGAAGCCTCTGTTCGCTCGCTACAAGCCTATCGAGGTCGCCGCCTTCGCCACGTGGGCCGGCACCCTGCCGCTGCTGGCGTTCGCGCCGGGGCTCGGCGCGGGCGTGGCGGGGGCGTCTTGGCAGGCGCTGGCCGCGACGGCGTACATCGGGGTGTTCCCGTCGGCCGTCGCCTACACCATCTACGCCTTCGCCCTGTCGCGCGCGAAGGTGACGGTGGTGACGGCGTTCCTCTACCTGGTGCCGGTCTTCGGCCTGCTGTCGTCCTGGCTGCTGCTCGGCGAGGTGCCGGCGTTCGTCACTGTGGTGGGGGGTTCCGTCGCCATAGGCGGCATCGTGATGGTGAACCTGGGCAAGGGCAGGCAGAGATCAGGATCGCGCGAGCCGCTCACCGAGCCGGCGCTCCTCGCCGGCGAGCAGTCGGCGGATGTTGTCGCGGTGACGGTAGATGGCGAGGGCCGTCAGCGAGGCGGCTAG
- the plsY gene encoding glycerol-3-phosphate 1-O-acyltransferase PlsY, translating to MLDVTLAAITTVIGYFLGTIPSGFLVAKLYGVNIQQVGSGNIGATNVLRAVGVLPAVIVIVLDPLKGALAALLPALLGLGPWVVALAGLAAVAGNDFNVLLRMKGGKGIATSIGVFLVVDPLVAAVSVTLGVFTILVSRHVSLGSLVGMVALPLFVLVRAGDNLFPHLVLAASLTALAIYRHRDNIRRLLAGEERRLGERLARS from the coding sequence TTGCTCGACGTAACGCTGGCCGCGATCACCACCGTAATCGGCTACTTCCTGGGCACCATCCCCTCCGGGTTCCTCGTCGCCAAGCTCTACGGCGTGAACATCCAGCAGGTCGGCTCCGGCAACATCGGCGCCACCAACGTCCTGCGCGCCGTCGGGGTGCTGCCCGCGGTGATCGTCATCGTCCTCGACCCGCTCAAGGGGGCGCTGGCCGCGCTGCTGCCGGCTCTTCTGGGCCTCGGCCCCTGGGTGGTGGCGTTGGCGGGCCTGGCGGCGGTGGCCGGCAACGACTTCAACGTGCTCCTGCGCATGAAGGGCGGCAAGGGGATCGCCACCAGCATCGGCGTCTTCCTCGTCGTCGACCCGCTGGTGGCCGCCGTGTCCGTGACGCTCGGGGTGTTCACCATCCTGGTCAGCCGTCACGTCTCGCTCGGCTCCCTGGTGGGCATGGTCGCGCTGCCACTCTTCGTGCTGGTGCGCGCCGGCGACAACCTCTTCCCTCACCTGGTCCTAGCCGCCTCGCTGACGGCCCTCGCCATCTACCGTCACCGCGACAACATCCGCCGACTGCTCGCCGGCGAGGAGCGCCGGCTCGGTGAGCGGCTCGCGCGATCCTGA